The following are encoded together in the Coffea arabica cultivar ET-39 chromosome 1c, Coffea Arabica ET-39 HiFi, whole genome shotgun sequence genome:
- the LOC140004734 gene encoding uncharacterized protein: protein MTPFRCGLTAVSSRRGRSKLSRLERIPEESLILPSVPDCEHCGAKRFHMEPPSFCCRGGEVKIVCPPMPYSLKRLFTGSDEECEDFQRKARTYNNNVAFTSYAAKYDRELTKNKHGVYTFRVQGQVYHFLNSLLANSDQASGIQLYYYDTDEALKKAAQNSDKLREDTLKLLMNLLQDNPYARFFKSLRDVPNLEDHRIILNCNPGLDQRVYNLPTTSQVAAIWTETDNHSIDMHPHIQVYSHSSTSYRVQPYYGCCDSLQYPLLFPRGESGWHYGIKRFHKKGKNETFSEVDPSVDLSSIHTPSQLLELEQRAADKASTEDYFVSAREYYCYKFQVRDDDASMLLHSLRLFQQFVVGSYIKIETSRLDFHRKKQNEIRTEVLQGVLDSIAIGQTQGSRVGRRTILPASFIGGPRDMKRRYLDAMSLVQKYGKPDIFLTMTCNPMWKEIQGGLRYTEKPQDRPDLLSRVFRAKFEVLKSELLHKHIFGEVAACVCAIEFQKRGFPHAHVLLILKAEFKLLNAESYDKIVSAELPDPKEHQHLYSLVVKHMIHGPCGDMDKSCPCMKNGSCKSHYPKNFSDHTIHAEDSYPCYRRRNDGQKVKVRRHELDNRWVIPHNRYLLALIDCHINVEICSTVKLVKYLYKYVFKGPDLISFQVIDQASCSDVDEISNFQKGRWISPPEALWRIYEFRLSEMTPSVYTLQVHLPDQQSISFDRNSDLNYLLKKIDFSRTMLTEFFKTNKSNAKAQNLRCLYREFPEHFVWTPKTKTWSERARRRVIGRLVTANPKEGERYFLRLLLCHVRGPTSFDDLLTVNGELMSSFREAALKMGLLESDNYIEETLEEAVAFQMPSSLRLLFATLLFYCSPADPKLLWTRFEKDLSSNYVHAQKFTHYSDSDIKKRVLEDINRSLVQMGKRIGEFHLVANSFDMPERSTREMESERSIVVDPEDELLPSKLNPEQRYAFDLILQSVFSSEGKVFFIDGPGGTGKTFLYRSLLSALRSQGYIAIAVATSGVAASILPGGRTAHSRFKIPLDFSTNKTCQLSKQSSIAKLICESKLILWDEASMAKRQAIEAFNSLLQDLKDSDLPFGGHVVVFGGDFRQTLPVIEHACEQDLIESSLLSSPLWLCMHKLTLKGNMRALLNPGFSDFLLRIGEGREPVDENGDVTLPSDLVIPYHDKHESLDRLMHCVFPDLNLYSTDPYQMINRCILSPRNSSVDELNDMMIEKFSGELYTYISSDKTVNQRNLNPAEGLCNGTRLICRELRQHTICAEIVFGQHRGKRVFIPRIPLQTPENEKNGIPFIRTQFPIRLCFAMTINKSQGQTLDYVGVYLREPVFSHGQLYVALSRAKTPDTVKILIVPGTFDDIKIDNKTRNVVFSEVFHLATMMSQILPMKEILPGTKNWTCKVTVQEKQHVTSSLATPTKKQKFIFLDSEGSLVEGIIFNNDIPKMSPLLQVYKKYLITNAVVRPIPPKFQSSGLQTQWVISTRTLVEEVSDDEDVLPVKLAYTKFTDLIKYMDIKDQSVDVLAVVISALDRKQITKDGKESSVQKFVLVNEDFQTVKLSMWDAFVDDEGQKILQNMHRFPVVVCRRVRVGCYNGVALSTWFDSVILVDPPVQEARELKNWAMRNENLLLDIVNDKVYENYNPELSFQPNQKFTQAAWVKVRFSFEDIFQRYWYMACSECFRSTSAMHGFIFLCNSCKEKHSAQPRCRFDVDLTDETGTVTASIFGELAEKLLTFSAAQAMDHFNQDIELQLDHVHESLKTKWFVAHIKPVQSQIADAKQRYTIIYCCEESQYQTDQNLITEGSGMVPLTCTNIESAETIVEGTSSSKRKLCLLDRFNDTETDDSAALQSIQPEYTDNNSAKKARLE from the exons ATGACGCCTTTTCGCTGCGGACTTACAGCTGTCTCTTCCCGGCGTGGCCGCTCAAAACTTTCTAGGCTTGAAAGAATCCCTGAGGAATCTCTTATCCTTCCTAGTGTTCCGGATTGTGAACATTGTGGTGCCAAGAGGTTTCACATGGAACCTCCTTCTTTCTGCTGTCGTGGAGGCGAGGTTAAGATTGTCTGTCCTCCCATGCCTTACAGTTTGAAGCGTTTATTTACTGGTTCTGATGAGGAGTGTGAGGATTTTCAAAGAAAGGCTCGCACTTATAATAACAATGTAGCTTTTACATCATATGCTGCAAAATATGACAGGGAATTAACAAAGAATAAACATGGAGTCTATACCTTTCGAGTTCAGGGTCAGGTTTATCACTTTTTGAACTCTTTGCTGGCAAACAGTGATCAGGCTAGTGGAATTCAATTATATTATTATGATACTGATGAAGCATTAAAAAAGGCAGCTCAGAACTCTGATAAGCTTCGTGAGGATACTTTGAAGCTGCTTATGAATCTCCTCCAAGATAATCCTTATGCAAGATTTTTTAAAAGCTTAAGGGATGTTCCAAACCTTGAGGATCATAGAATTATTCTCAATTGTAACCCTGGACTCGACCAGCGAGTGTATAACCTTCCTACTACGTCCCAGGTTGCTGCTATTTGGACTGAAACTGACAATCATTCAATTGATATGCATCCTCACATTCAAGTTTATAGTCACTCTAGCACGAGTTATAGAGTCCAGCCTTATTATGGATGCTGTGATTCTTTACAGTATCCTCTTCTCTTTCCTAGAGGTGAATCTGGGTGGCATTATGGAATTAAGCGATTtcataaaaagggaaaaaatgaaacTTTCTCTGAGGTGGACCCATCTGTTGATCTTTCTTCCATACATACTCCATCACAATTGTTGGAGTTAGAACAAAGAG CTGCTGACAAGGCTTCGACTGAAGACTATTTTGTGTCTGCTAGAGAATATTATTGCTACAAGTTCCAAGTCAGAGATGATGATGCGTCTATGTTGCTGCACAGTCTTAGATTGTTTCAGCAGTTTGTCGTGGGTTCCTACATTAAGATTGAGACGTCCAGGCTTGACTTCCACAGAAAAAAACAGAATGAGATACGCACAGAGGTGCTCCAAGGAGTTCTAGATAGCATTGCTATTGGTCAGACACAGGGTTCTAGAGTTGGTCGAAGGACCATTTTACCAGCATCTTTTATTGGGGGTCCGAGGGATATGAAACGCAGATATTTGGATGCCATGTCTTTGGTTCAAAAATATGGAAAACCTGACATTTTTTTGACCATGACATGCAATCCTATGTGGAAGGAGATTCAAGGGGGTCTGAGATATACAGAAAAGCCACAGGATAGGCCAGATTTATTGTCTAGAGTTTTTAGAGCTAAATTTGAAGTCCTTAAGTCTGAACTTCTGCATAAACACATTTTTGGAGAGGTTGCAGCGTGCGTCTGTGCTATCGAATTCCAGAAACGCGGCTTTCCTCATGCTCATGTCTTATTAATTCTTAAGGCAGAGTTCAAGTTGTTAAATGCTGAATCATATGATAAAATTGTTTCCGCTGAACTTCCTGACCCAAAAGAACACCAGCACTTATACTCTCTTGTAGTTAAGCATATGATTCACGGTCCCTGTGGAGATATGGATAAAAGTTGTCCTTGCATGAAAAATGGTTCTTGTAAAAGTCATTATCCAAAAAACTTTTCAGATCACACCATTCATGCTGAAGATTCATATCCATGTTATAGAAGGAGGAATGATGGTCAAAAAGTAAAAGTTCGGCGACATGAGTTGGATAATAGATGGGTTATTCCTCATAACCGATACCTGCTTGCTTTGATCGATTGCCATATAAATGTGGAAATCTGTTCCACAGTGAAGCTTGTCAAATACCTTTACAAATATGTTTTTAAAGGGCCTGATCTTATCAGCTTTCAGGTCATTGATCAGGCTTCTTGTAGTGACGTCGACGAGATCAGTAACTTTCAGAAAGGCAGGTGGATATCTCCACCTGAAGCATTATGGCGAATCTATGAGTTTCGGCTAAGTGAAATGACTCCGTCCGTTTATACTCTTCAAGTCCATCTTCCTGATCAGCAATCCATTTCTTTTGACAGAAATTCAGATTTGAATTACTTGCtgaaaaaaattgatttctcTAGGACCATGCTGACTGAATTTTTTAAGACAAACAAGTCAAATGCAAAAGCGCAGAACTTAAGGTGTTTATATAGGGAGTTCCCTGAACATTTTGTATGGACTCCTAAAACAAAAACTTGGTCTGAAAGGGCGCGCCGGCGAGTAATAGGGAGATTAGTCACAGCAAATCCAAAAGAGGGTGAGCGATATTTTTTGAGGCTCTTATTATGCCATGTTCGTGGTCCCACGTCATTTGATGATCTTTTGACTGTTAATGGTGAACTAATGAGCTCTTTTAGAGAAGCTGCTCTTAAGATGGGTTTATTGGAATCTGATAACTATATTGAAGAAACTCTAGAAGAAGCTGTAGCTTTTCAAATGCCATCATCTCTGCGGTTACTATTTGCTACTCTTCTATTCTACTGTTCTCCTGCTGATCCTAAACTCTTGTGGACTAGATTTGAAAAGGATCTCTCATCAAATTATGTGCATGCTCAGAAGTTTACTCATTATTCTGATAGTGATATTAAAAAACGCGTTTTGGAGGACATTAATAGGTCATTAGTACAAATGGGGAAGCGTATAGGTGAGTTTCACTTAGTTGCTAATTCCTTTGATATGCCTGAACGGAGTACCAGAGAAATGGAGAGTGAGAGAAGCATTGTGGTTGATCCTGAGGATGAGTTGTTGCCTTCGAAGTTGAATCCTGAACAGCGATACGCTTTTGACTTAATTTTACAATCAGTCTTCTCTTCAGAAGGTAaagttttttttattgatggTCCTGGCGGAACTGGGAAAACTTTCCTATATAGGTCGCTTCTGTCTGCTCTGCGGTCTCAAGGTTACATTGCTATCGCTGTTGCTACTTCTGGTGTTGCAGCATCCATTCTTCCTGGAGGAAGAACTGCGCACTCTCGGTTTAAAATTCCTTTAGATTTCTCAACCAATAAAACTTGTCAGCTTAGCAAACAGAGCAGCATAGCTAAGTTAATTTGTGAGTCTAAATTGATTCTTTGGGATGAAGCGTCTATGGCTAAGAGACAAGCGATTGAGGCTTTTAACAGTTTACTGCAGGACTTGAAAGATTCTGATCTCCCTTTTGGTGGACATGTTGTTGTTTTTGGTGGAGATTTTCGACAGACCCTACCAGTTATTGAACATGCTTGTGAACAGGATTTAATTGAATCAAGCCTTCTTAGTTCCCCGTTGTGGTTGTGTATGCATAAGTTGACATTAAAGGGAAATATGCGAGCTCTTTTAAATCCAGGCTTTTCTGACTTTTTGTTACGAATTGGTGAAGGACGGGAGCCTGTTGATGAAAATGGTGATGTAACGCTCCCTTCTGACTTGGTAATTCCCTATCATGACAAACACGAGTCCTTGGACAG ATTAATGCATTGTGTTTTCCCTGATCTGAATCTCTATTCAACCGATCCTTATCAAATGATCAATAGATGCATCCTTTCTCCTAGAAATAGCTCTGTTGATGAGCTTAACGATATGATGATTGAGAAATTTTCAGGAGAGCTTTATACCTATATAAGTTCAGATAAAACTGTTAACCAGAG GAATCTGAACCCGGCTGAAGGCCTATGCAACGGCACAAGGCTCATATGTAGAGAGTTACGCCAGCATACCATCTGTGCTGAGATTGTATTTGGTCAGCACAGAGGCAAGCGAGTTTTCATTCCCAGAATTCCTCTGCAAACccctgaaaatgaaaaaaatggtaTTCCTTTCATAAGAACGCAGTTCCCCATCCGTCTATGTTTCGCTATGACGATTAACAAGTCTCAGGGACAGACTTTGGATTATGTTGGAGTTTATCTGCGCGAGCCTGTGTTTTCTCATGGCCAACTTTACGTTGCACTGTCTAGAGCCAAGACTCCTGATACAGTTAAAATCTTGATTGTTCCTGGAACTTTTGACGATATCAAAATTGATAACAAAACAAGAAATGTTGTTTTTAGTGAAGTGTTTCATTTAGCTACAAT GATGTCACAGATTCTTCCAATGAAAGAGATTCTTCCTGGCACAAAAAATTGGACATGTAAGGTCACAGTTCAGGAAAAACAACATGTCACATCGTCACTTGCTACTCCAACAAAAAAACAGAAATTCATTTTCTTGGACTCAGAG gGATCTTTGGTTGAAGGGATCATTTTCAATAATGACATCCCTAAAATGAGTCCTCTTCTCCAAGTGTATAAGAAATATCTTATCACAAATGCAGTTGTGAGACcaattcctccaaaatttcagtcTAGCGGTCTGCAAACACAGTGGGTTATATCCACTAGGACACTTGTTGAAGAGgttagtgatgatgaagatgttTTGCCTGTGAAGCTCGCCTATACCAAGTTTACCGACCTAATCAAATACATGGATATTAAAGATCAATCTGTGG acGTCTTAGCTGTTGTTATATCTGCGCTGGACCGGAAACAAATTACCAAAGATGGTAAAGAATCCAGCGTGCAAAAGTTTGTCCTTGTTAACGAAGA CTTTCAAACTGTCAAACTGTCCATGTGGGATGCTTTTGTCGATGATGAAGGCCAGAAAATTTTACAGAACATGCACAGATTTCCGGTCGTTGTATGCAGAAGAGTCAGAGTTGGCTGTTATAATG GTGTAGCTTTATCTACATGGTTTGACTCTGTCATTCTTGTTGATCCACCTGTCCAAGAAGCAAGAGAACTGAAAAATTG GGCAATGAGAAATGAAAACCTTCTTTTGGATATAGTTAACGACAAAGTATACGAGAACTATAATCCAGAGCTCTCGTTTCagccaaaccagaaatttaCTCAG GCAGCATGGGTCAAAGTTCGATTCTCTTTCGAAGACATTTTTCAACGATACTGGTACATGGCTTGTAGTGAGTGCTTTCGGTCTACATCGGCAATGCATGGATTTATTTTCCTCTGTAATTCATGTAAAGAAAAACACTCAGCTCAACCAAG ATGCCGCTTTGACGTTGATTTAACAGATGAAACTGGCACAGTAACAGCTTCCATATTTGGAGAACTGGCTGAAAAGCTGCTCACCTTCAGCGCGGCTCAAGCAATGGATCATTTTAACCAG gACATAGAGCTGCAGCTTGATCATGTCCATGAATCTCTAAAAACAAAGTGGTTTGTTGCGCATATAAAACCTGTTCAGAGTCAAATTGCAGATGCAAAGCAGCGGTATACTATTATATATTGTTGTGAAGAGTCTCAATACCAAACCGACCAGAATCTTATTACTGAGGGAAGCGGTATGGTTCCACTGACTTGCACAAACATTGAATCTGCTGAAACTATTGTTGAAG GAACTTCTTCATCAAAAAGAAAGCTTTGCCTCCTTGACAGATTTAATGATACTGAGACAGATGATTCAGCAGCCTTGCAATCGATTCAGCCAGAATATACTGATAACAACTCAGCAAAGAAAGCAAGATTGGAATAA